The stretch of DNA ATCATCCCCGAATTTCCATATATACTTATCAATCGTCCCGTCAGAATCCACAGCTATTGCATAAAAGAACACACTCAGCGGAGCTGCTCCTGAATCCGGATGTATTTCAAGGGATTTGATTTCAGGAGGGGAATTCTTCTCAGAAATTATTGTCAGTTGGATACTGTCGTAAGCAAAACACCCTGAATCATCACTGATTTTTACTTTGACATTATATGACCCCGGATTCATGAACCTGTGTGAGGGTTCTTTGATACCTGCAAAGTAATAGTCTCCAAACCACCAGTAATATCCGGTAACTTTCCCATCCGGATCATCAGCATTGATTCCAAAGTCAACTAACTCTGCAACCTTTGCAGTGCAGGCGGAAGCCCAGACATGATAAATTACAGGAGGTTTACTTTTGCAGAAATTAAAAGCCTGGTTAAAAACGAGATCAATCGATGAGGAATCTTTTCTACCCAGAATATCAACAGCATAAAGAGTGACACTCTGTGTATCCTGCATATGTCCGGAGAACTGGTAAACAAGTGTATCACGTATGATTTTACCGGGATTGCCCGAAATGTCATGCTGGACAACTTTCACCGGTGAAAAACTGTAAAGAAGCTTTTCAATGACTGCGTGACTGTCTGTAACTTCGGCAGTGAAGATAATCTCAGCAGGACTCTCTGTGTTAACCGTGTTTATGTTTGAGGTAAACGATTTTATCCTCGGTGGAACAGACGGTAAAATTTTCACTGATAAAGTTTTTGATGATGATTCCCCATACTGATCTGCAGCGCCGAATTTCAGCACATGTTCTCCGCTGTCAATAAGCACGATTGCCAGTTCAGAGATATTCGACCGCTGCTCCACCAGATTATTATCAAGATAGTGACTGAAACTGACAGGGATATCATCTTCTTTGCTTTCTGCACTGGTCGATGAGACTGCCAGATTAAGCCTGAAAGGAGAGCGGGCATCTATTTTGTCATTGGAAGCAGAGATTATTCTGGATGAATCACAGAAGAGGGAGAGATGAATCTCCGGCGGGATACTGACATACAGAGGACTCCGGGGGTCAAACCGGTTATCCCGCTGGGCACAGAAGAGAAACCAGACTGGAAGGAGGATCAAAAACAGCCTGCAGGTACGCATCATTGAACTCCTGAGACCTCAGACACGGAAACCCGGGCTTTCGCCTCTGCGGCCCATTTCCCATCCGGATACTTTTCAAGATAGCGGTTGTACTGAGCAATAGCCTGACTTGCACGCCCCTGATTGAACAGACAATCACCTTTCCAGAAAAGAGCATCCTCGATGATATCACTCTCCGGGAAATCTTTCTCGATTCTTCCGAAATACCCCAGAGCCCTGTCACAATCTTTCATGTCACGTGAATAGATCCTTGCAAGTGAGTAAAGCGCATCCTTTACACGTGAACTGCCCGGATAATCGGATATCAGTTTTTTGTAGACATCTGCAGCATTTTCAAAATCTTTCTGCAGATGAAGGAGTTCGGCTAATGCAAATGAAGCCTCCTCAATCCATATACCATCAGGATATCTTTTGATGTAAGCCCTGAATCCTTTGATGGCTTCATCATATTTCCTGAATGATGTGCTTAGCAGATTGGCAGATTCAAACAGTGCCGATTCCTTCTCATGCCTGCTGAAGGGCCCCTCGGCAATCGTACGGAGGACCTCCAGAGACCGCTCAGGCTTACCGGTGATCTTGAAGCAAAGCGCAGCTTTTTTCAGAGCAATGGCTCTTACCTTTGATGGAACCGATGTATCGGAGAGTATCCTCTGCAGTTCATCGAGAGCCTGTCCGAATTCTCCCGATTCAATCAGGCGTAAAGCAGATGCAAGCCTTGGATCTTCTGCCGCACTATCTTTATCAATTTTTTCAGAAGAGTCCTTTTTTCTGTTAATTTGCCGGGTATCACATTTCTTTTCAGGTGCTGAAAATTGCTCACCGATAACTTCTGCGGATTTTCCAGCCTCAACAAACATCTCTTTGCCCGATCTGGTTTTAAATCTGACCAATCCTTCCTCAACAGAGAGAACCGTTTTTATAGCTTCTGACCCGCCGGATCTCTCGACACTTACACAGAACCGGGTACCAACAACCTCGCAGGCAGCATTGGGCGTCTCCACTCTGAATACTCTCCCAGCCTCTCTCTTACCGACTTCCGCTTTTACTTTTCCGTTCTCAAGCTTAAATATCTGAGAATTTTCTACACATTGCACTATCTCAAGCCTGGAATTGCCGCTCAACTGAAGAGAACTGGTTTTATCGAGCTGCATGTTGAGCACAGAATTTTCTCCTGTGCGAAACATGTGTCCGGACAAGATGGGGGAGTGTTTCTCAACTGTAATTTCCTTTCCGCTCATTAATGTATCCTCAGAGAATACATTACCCTCAATATGAGAGATTCTCGGAAATACCTCACTTTCAATCGCGCTAACAGATGGCTGGGATTGCCTGTGTGAAGAAATTATCAGATTGAAAGAGATCACAGAAAGAACAAACAGAGCAGCAACAGCCCATTTAATAGCTGGCCTCAAAGTGGGGAACCTGACTGTTTTC from Fibrobacter sp. encodes:
- a CDS encoding PKD domain-containing protein codes for the protein MMRTCRLFLILLPVWFLFCAQRDNRFDPRSPLYVSIPPEIHLSLFCDSSRIISASNDKIDARSPFRLNLAVSSTSAESKEDDIPVSFSHYLDNNLVEQRSNISELAIVLIDSGEHVLKFGAADQYGESSSKTLSVKILPSVPPRIKSFTSNINTVNTESPAEIIFTAEVTDSHAVIEKLLYSFSPVKVVQHDISGNPGKIIRDTLVYQFSGHMQDTQSVTLYAVDILGRKDSSSIDLVFNQAFNFCKSKPPVIYHVWASACTAKVAELVDFGINADDPDGKVTGYYWWFGDYYFAGIKEPSHRFMNPGSYNVKVKISDDSGCFAYDSIQLTIISEKNSPPEIKSLEIHPDSGAAPLSVFFYAIAVDSDGTIDKYIWKFGDDGFDTWTVQPQCYYTYKKPGIYEAMLIVRDNRYAFDTITARVVVSGNFSQGPELLAFPNPAYEGQEVHFWFNSGNLNFDSKDIRYYWNIAGKTIETPHPDLRYTFHSSGNYTVKLSLKGGIEQEFEMMIMVLKE
- a CDS encoding tetratricopeptide repeat protein produces the protein MRHLHAYAMRSGGNPDDPVYRHFQECSSCGSELALQRKILDAMKDMPFPVKSDAQWQELNRAILSKLPPASKTVRFPTLRPAIKWAVAALFVLSVISFNLIISSHRQSQPSVSAIESEVFPRISHIEGNVFSEDTLMSGKEITVEKHSPILSGHMFRTGENSVLNMQLDKTSSLQLSGNSRLEIVQCVENSQIFKLENGKVKAEVGKREAGRVFRVETPNAACEVVGTRFCVSVERSGGSEAIKTVLSVEEGLVRFKTRSGKEMFVEAGKSAEVIGEQFSAPEKKCDTRQINRKKDSSEKIDKDSAAEDPRLASALRLIESGEFGQALDELQRILSDTSVPSKVRAIALKKAALCFKITGKPERSLEVLRTIAEGPFSRHEKESALFESANLLSTSFRKYDEAIKGFRAYIKRYPDGIWIEEASFALAELLHLQKDFENAADVYKKLISDYPGSSRVKDALYSLARIYSRDMKDCDRALGYFGRIEKDFPESDIIEDALFWKGDCLFNQGRASQAIAQYNRYLEKYPDGKWAAEAKARVSVSEVSGVQ